One segment of Zhihengliuella halotolerans DNA contains the following:
- a CDS encoding nitroreductase family protein produces the protein MKNLALTALSRIPSPAQRKIFQVRERMMAITEFYADLRRFLRHSGPSDRVYDSSGSRGHEAQAIKDYHRIEKGLSLREPRQPFGAEPSQRLRGILATPAVIAAIPGHVAAAAEEALDGLEQWNNHGEIDSNLAPFVAEPVDGPSVDFFLSRRSVRNFDPSRVVGQADITHAVEIAQSTPSVCNRQASRVHILTNPTKIRAALKLQSGNAGFGDDITTLAIITVDTRLFTGVGERNQGWIDGGLFAMTFVWGLHSIGVDSCMLNWSKSNSLSKKLRVLSDIPNSEDIICTVALGYAPTSSARAARSPRRPISEILTFDSQRNGA, from the coding sequence ATGAAGAACTTGGCCCTGACGGCCTTGAGCCGCATCCCAAGCCCAGCGCAGCGGAAGATTTTTCAGGTCCGCGAACGGATGATGGCAATCACCGAGTTCTACGCCGATCTCAGGCGCTTCCTCCGCCACAGCGGGCCCTCGGACCGCGTGTACGACTCTTCCGGGTCGAGGGGGCACGAAGCACAGGCCATTAAGGATTACCACCGGATCGAGAAGGGCCTCTCACTTCGGGAACCCAGACAGCCGTTCGGTGCTGAGCCAAGCCAGCGGCTGCGAGGAATCCTTGCGACTCCTGCGGTGATCGCCGCAATTCCTGGCCACGTTGCCGCTGCAGCCGAGGAGGCTTTAGATGGTCTTGAGCAATGGAACAATCACGGCGAGATCGACAGCAACCTAGCACCGTTCGTCGCAGAGCCGGTGGATGGGCCATCAGTCGATTTTTTCCTTAGCCGCAGAAGCGTTAGGAATTTCGACCCTTCCAGGGTCGTCGGTCAGGCTGATATTACGCACGCTGTAGAAATTGCTCAGTCGACGCCTTCTGTCTGCAATCGTCAGGCATCACGCGTTCATATCCTGACCAACCCGACCAAGATTAGAGCAGCCCTTAAACTTCAGTCGGGCAACGCTGGCTTCGGCGACGACATCACAACGTTGGCAATCATAACGGTCGATACACGCCTTTTCACCGGCGTTGGAGAGCGGAATCAAGGCTGGATCGATGGCGGGCTTTTTGCAATGACGTTCGTATGGGGCCTTCACAGTATCGGCGTCGACTCCTGCATGCTCAATTGGTCTAAGTCCAACTCACTCTCCAAGAAACTAAGAGTTCTCTCAGATATCCCTAATAGCGAAGACATAATCTGCACGGTTGCTTTGGGCTACGCGCCGACCAGCAGCGCTCGTGCAGCACGCTCTCCCCGCCGCCCAATCTCCGAGATTCTAACCTTCGACTCACAAAGGAATGGTGCCTAA
- a CDS encoding NAD(P)H-hydrate dehydratase — protein sequence MRPAYSGSEVRAAEQPLLDAGRGPELMRRAARGLAQHVIAVLQGTTPVSQQGGVAVSGRRASRVYGARVGAYVGPGNNGGDALFALAQLRGRGVDAIAFTTHDRWHDDGMRAFRAAGGRVVPAVDRAAAAGLLFTLDVLIDAVTGTGTRVGAAPRPLDLPVPPAGVHVVACDLPSGVDADTGRAEPGALAAATTVTFGALKRGLAVGEGRSLAGDVTVVDIGLGPHLPGPSVWLCEGPARLDPPVWNAHKYSRGVVGLVAGSEQYPGAAVLAARAAVNAGIGMLVVVAPESAPTMRRMILEACPEAIVAAPGDGVFDRVSAWVLGPGIGDDADQRRSVERALSSDLPVVVDASALPYLPETPRRAATVLTPHAGELASLLSGRGIPVSASDVSGDPIRWASRAAEELSSVVVLKGPTTAVATPDGTVRLVTGAPSTLATAGSGDVLAGVTGALLSQAGQEAGPEAAAERAEDAVALHAAAARQLPAHGFGASALADSVGEADDRH from the coding sequence GTGAGGCCCGCCTACTCCGGCTCGGAGGTCAGAGCCGCCGAGCAGCCGCTGCTCGACGCCGGGCGCGGGCCCGAGCTCATGCGGCGCGCGGCCCGCGGCCTCGCACAGCACGTCATCGCCGTCCTGCAGGGAACCACACCGGTCTCCCAGCAGGGCGGCGTCGCCGTTTCCGGACGCCGGGCCTCGCGCGTGTACGGGGCGCGGGTGGGCGCGTACGTCGGACCGGGCAACAACGGGGGAGACGCGCTCTTCGCGTTGGCGCAGCTGCGCGGCCGGGGCGTTGACGCGATCGCGTTCACGACCCACGACCGCTGGCACGACGACGGAATGCGCGCTTTCCGCGCCGCCGGCGGTCGCGTCGTGCCTGCCGTGGACCGCGCAGCGGCCGCTGGGCTGCTGTTCACCCTCGACGTGTTGATCGACGCCGTGACGGGCACCGGCACCCGAGTGGGCGCCGCGCCGCGCCCCCTGGATCTCCCGGTGCCCCCGGCCGGCGTGCATGTCGTCGCGTGCGATCTGCCCTCGGGCGTCGACGCTGACACGGGTCGCGCCGAGCCCGGAGCGCTCGCCGCCGCCACGACCGTGACCTTCGGCGCGCTCAAGCGTGGGCTCGCCGTGGGGGAAGGGCGCTCGCTCGCCGGGGACGTCACGGTCGTGGACATCGGCCTCGGCCCGCACCTTCCGGGGCCGTCCGTGTGGCTGTGCGAGGGCCCCGCGCGGCTCGATCCGCCGGTCTGGAACGCACACAAGTATTCGCGCGGGGTCGTCGGCCTCGTCGCCGGCTCGGAGCAGTACCCGGGCGCCGCCGTTCTTGCCGCCCGGGCCGCCGTGAACGCCGGTATCGGCATGCTGGTCGTCGTCGCCCCGGAATCGGCGCCGACGATGCGGCGGATGATTCTCGAGGCGTGCCCCGAGGCCATCGTGGCGGCGCCGGGCGACGGGGTTTTCGACCGAGTAAGCGCCTGGGTGCTCGGCCCGGGCATCGGGGACGACGCCGACCAACGGCGCAGCGTCGAACGCGCGCTGTCCTCGGACCTGCCAGTCGTCGTCGACGCCAGCGCCCTGCCGTATCTGCCCGAGACGCCGCGAAGGGCCGCGACGGTCCTGACGCCCCACGCGGGCGAGCTCGCGTCGCTGCTGTCGGGGCGGGGGATACCGGTTTCGGCGTCGGACGTCTCCGGCGATCCGATCCGCTGGGCGTCCCGCGCGGCTGAGGAGCTGAGCTCCGTCGTAGTCCTGAAGGGCCCGACGACGGCGGTGGCCACGCCGGACGGCACGGTCCGGCTGGTGACAGGTGCGCCGTCCACGCTCGCGACCGCAGGCAGCGGTGACGTCCTCGCGGGGGTGACCGGTGCACTGTTGTCGCAGGCGGGCCAGGAAGCCGGGCCGGAGGCGGCCGCGGAGCGAGCGGAGGACGCCGTCGCCCTGCATGCGGCGGCTGCGCGGCAGCTCCCGGCCCACGGGTTCGGGGCGTCTGCACTGGCCGACTCAGTCGGCGAAGCGGACGATCGGCACTAA
- a CDS encoding polysaccharide pyruvyl transferase family protein — protein sequence MANIVIQIKAQIKNMAKRVLSSPLYARLLHDGDMLTARLAKRRTKTSPTLDRDFTLVLAPSGHGNLGDQAMFESCLDNISGPKTAILDSADALLIPEGMREETTVVVLPRAISGLPVARIPDVLAFSVLAAKAKNVVLPGADTMDGGGNPSASHARVSLMRLASFMGANTRILGFSWPPRVSPPLAQRLAKTSEFVSVFARDPESHRRLLRDGVRASLVSDIVFTSVNVSKPPVDIVEYVHRRSAEGEKFVILNCSGLIARRKDLREEYKKIVRYLQNVDYRVVFLPHVIRDWDDDLSVCREIYNEVGSQDDLLVSERLVPSQVRWLTSAAHLTVTGRMHLAIQSFSKGTPAITLATSGKVEGLYELLGLEIGCVSPDASVAHEVAATMEVWTSEASNLEATLRDSVATAQSMSKLNFAGLG from the coding sequence GTGGCTAACATAGTCATACAGATAAAGGCTCAGATCAAGAACATGGCTAAGAGGGTCCTTTCAAGTCCGCTCTACGCTCGGTTGCTCCATGACGGCGACATGCTCACAGCGAGACTGGCAAAAAGGCGTACGAAAACAAGTCCAACACTGGACCGTGATTTTACTCTTGTCTTGGCGCCTTCGGGCCATGGCAACCTTGGCGACCAGGCAATGTTCGAATCTTGCCTGGACAACATTTCTGGTCCAAAGACTGCAATATTGGACTCTGCAGACGCACTCTTGATTCCCGAAGGAATGAGAGAAGAGACCACAGTCGTTGTACTTCCACGCGCTATTTCCGGCCTTCCGGTCGCGCGGATACCAGACGTATTGGCGTTCTCGGTCTTGGCCGCCAAAGCGAAGAATGTCGTATTACCTGGGGCCGATACAATGGATGGCGGCGGAAATCCCTCTGCCTCTCATGCCCGCGTATCTTTGATGCGTCTAGCATCCTTTATGGGAGCAAATACTCGAATCCTTGGATTCAGTTGGCCACCTCGAGTCTCACCACCTTTGGCACAGCGACTGGCTAAGACCTCTGAATTCGTGTCAGTCTTTGCAAGAGATCCTGAGTCGCACCGGAGGCTGCTACGAGACGGTGTCCGCGCCTCACTGGTTTCGGATATTGTCTTCACAAGCGTCAACGTATCAAAGCCGCCAGTCGACATCGTGGAATACGTCCACCGCCGCAGCGCCGAGGGTGAGAAGTTTGTTATCCTCAATTGCAGTGGACTAATTGCTCGGCGCAAGGACCTCCGCGAGGAATACAAGAAAATCGTCCGGTACCTGCAGAATGTAGACTATAGAGTTGTTTTTCTACCACACGTTATCCGCGACTGGGATGACGATCTCAGTGTTTGCCGAGAGATTTACAACGAGGTCGGCTCGCAAGATGACCTGCTTGTCTCAGAACGACTCGTCCCATCCCAGGTCCGATGGCTCACCTCAGCGGCACATCTTACTGTCACAGGTAGAATGCACCTCGCAATCCAATCGTTCTCGAAGGGAACGCCTGCAATCACGCTCGCGACGAGCGGTAAAGTCGAGGGCCTCTACGAATTGTTGGGCCTCGAAATCGGTTGCGTTTCACCAGACGCCAGCGTGGCACACGAGGTAGCCGCGACCATGGAAGTTTGGACATCCGAGGCGTCTAACCTAGAAGCCACTTTGCGTGATTCTGTCGCAACGGCTCAATCCATGTCTAAGTTGAACTTCGCCGGGCTGGGCTAG
- a CDS encoding NAD-dependent epimerase/dehydratase family protein, translating to MKKAIVFGGNGFIGSHVVDLLDRLGYDVTVFDRFSREPTYSAPARAIQGDFHDAAQVSAALAGMDEVFHFLTSSTAASRGVNAPDDLASNVLPAVRLAQSAADHGVRRFVFASTGGAIYSSATPGPYKETDDLAPISAYGTGKLCIETYLDLICSQSSMQSLVLRIANPYGTRQRPDRLQGVIPIALRRVLDGQPLTRMGDGSMVRDYIWMDDLLERLARLLEAPAPRNRVYNLGSGTGNTVNDVFEGIAQVTGIRPVIETVPQPASYVQSVTLDMSRFDDEFGTLPNSTSLEAGITKLWEEINDGE from the coding sequence ATGAAGAAGGCCATCGTCTTCGGCGGCAACGGCTTCATCGGCTCGCACGTCGTCGACCTCCTCGACAGGCTCGGCTACGACGTCACCGTCTTCGACCGTTTCTCCCGCGAGCCCACCTACTCCGCCCCTGCCCGCGCCATCCAGGGCGACTTCCACGACGCCGCGCAGGTCAGCGCGGCCTTGGCGGGCATGGACGAGGTGTTCCACTTCCTGACCTCGAGCACAGCCGCATCGCGCGGCGTCAATGCGCCCGATGATCTCGCGTCCAACGTCCTTCCGGCCGTCCGGCTCGCCCAATCCGCAGCCGATCACGGCGTGCGCCGGTTCGTCTTCGCCTCCACAGGTGGGGCGATCTACAGTTCGGCCACCCCGGGGCCGTACAAGGAGACGGACGATCTCGCTCCGATCTCCGCTTATGGAACCGGCAAGCTGTGCATCGAAACGTACCTGGACCTGATCTGCTCGCAGTCTTCGATGCAGTCCCTCGTACTCCGCATCGCCAACCCCTACGGGACCCGCCAGCGCCCGGACCGGCTCCAGGGCGTCATTCCGATCGCCTTGCGGCGCGTCCTCGACGGGCAGCCCCTGACCCGCATGGGCGACGGCTCCATGGTGCGCGACTACATCTGGATGGATGACCTCCTGGAGCGGCTGGCCCGCCTGCTCGAGGCTCCGGCACCACGGAACCGCGTCTACAACCTCGGCAGCGGCACGGGAAACACCGTCAACGACGTATTCGAGGGGATTGCGCAGGTGACGGGCATCCGGCCGGTCATCGAAACAGTCCCGCAGCCGGCATCGTACGTGCAGTCGGTGACGCTGGACATGTCACGTTTCGACGACGAATTCGGCACGCTGCCGAACAGCACGAGCCTTGAGGCCGGCATCACCAAGCTCTGGGAGGAGATCAACGATGGCGAGTGA
- a CDS encoding glycosyltransferase family 4 protein encodes MASESTAPTRKVVINGRFLGQPVTGVQRFAEEVTAALLAIADFPVEILVPQGVRPRSDGPLAGHDVVEIGRTQGHLWEQVDLPLYLKRHGTPLLIGLSSTAPAFYRNQFAPHHDVTYVRFPESFSWKFRLVYGILAPLFLKNARRVITVSEFSKSEIADHFGLPKEKIVVIPNAPSAFFFEHRTEPLADPGAEKPYFLAVSSPNVHKNFERLEQAFMDFIDGSGSEVELRIIGQQANTFAARESRSTANIRYLGRVSDSELAQAYAGALAFVFPSLYEGFGIPPLEAQAAGAPVIASNAASIPEVLGDSALYFDPLDVDGMSELMRSSAADESLRNKLRLDGADNASKYSWSASARKLSKAIQDVLPIVA; translated from the coding sequence ATGGCGAGTGAATCCACAGCGCCCACGCGAAAAGTCGTCATCAACGGGCGCTTCCTCGGTCAGCCCGTGACCGGCGTCCAGCGATTCGCAGAGGAGGTGACGGCGGCCCTGTTGGCGATCGCGGACTTCCCGGTCGAGATCCTCGTGCCACAGGGCGTCCGCCCGCGATCCGACGGCCCGCTCGCAGGGCACGACGTCGTAGAGATCGGCCGCACGCAGGGACACCTCTGGGAACAAGTTGACCTCCCCCTGTACTTGAAGCGCCACGGAACACCGCTGCTGATCGGTCTCAGCAGCACGGCACCGGCCTTCTACCGCAACCAGTTCGCTCCGCACCACGACGTGACGTACGTGCGCTTCCCGGAGAGCTTCTCCTGGAAGTTCCGGCTCGTGTACGGGATTCTGGCCCCGCTCTTCCTGAAGAACGCCCGCCGTGTCATCACGGTGAGCGAGTTCTCCAAGTCCGAAATCGCGGATCACTTCGGGCTGCCGAAGGAGAAGATCGTCGTCATCCCCAATGCGCCATCGGCATTCTTCTTCGAGCACAGGACCGAGCCACTGGCTGACCCGGGCGCGGAGAAGCCGTACTTCTTGGCCGTGTCCTCGCCCAACGTGCACAAGAACTTCGAGCGCTTGGAACAGGCCTTCATGGACTTCATCGACGGGTCCGGCAGCGAGGTCGAGCTACGCATCATCGGTCAGCAGGCCAACACGTTCGCGGCTCGGGAATCGAGGAGCACGGCGAATATCAGGTACTTGGGCCGCGTCTCAGATTCGGAACTCGCACAGGCCTACGCCGGAGCGTTGGCGTTCGTCTTCCCGTCCCTCTACGAAGGTTTCGGCATCCCCCCGCTGGAGGCCCAAGCTGCTGGCGCCCCGGTCATCGCGTCGAACGCAGCGTCGATCCCCGAGGTCCTCGGCGACAGCGCCCTCTACTTCGACCCGTTGGATGTCGACGGCATGTCGGAGTTGATGCGCTCGTCCGCAGCGGACGAGTCCCTGCGGAACAAGTTGCGCCTCGACGGCGCCGACAACGCCAGCAAGTACTCGTGGTCCGCTTCAGCACGCAAACTGTCCAAAGCGATTCAAGACGTGCTACCAATCGTTGCCTGA
- a CDS encoding sugar transferase, with the protein MVSLPHEELGHRLGEPRFELNTGWSRTLKRQLAILDFILIATAIIAAHVLRFGTETDVPVSARSFTDVDYSTLGVAIGAIWWLSLGAWNTRDVRFLGAGFDEYKRVTTASLSVFGMLAIVSYAVQAETARGYVGIALPLGLFLLLVGRWAFRKRIRTARSSGKYNRRVLVIGGLDAVQHLASRLADDPGAGYLPIGGVIPSAELRDAAESGVEIIGTGNSLESILCALESSGADTVAISAGSALSPVVVRKLGWELHARGITMIMAPALTDIAGPRIHTQPVAGLPLIHVATPQLEGIKRVAKRCSDIVFASIGLLLLSPVLLVVAILIKIDDPGPVFFQQRRIGKNGDPFRMHKFRSMVVDAEARLAELELQSEGNGVLFKLKNDPRITKLGAFMRRYSIDELPQLWNVVVGEMSLVGPRPPLPSEVETYEEHVHRRLMVTPGITGLWQVSGRSDLSWDDSVRLDLYYVENWSLTQDLIIMLKTAKAVFGKSGAY; encoded by the coding sequence ATGGTGTCCCTTCCTCACGAGGAGCTGGGTCACCGCTTGGGGGAACCACGTTTCGAGCTCAATACCGGCTGGTCACGTACTCTCAAGCGGCAGCTCGCAATCCTCGATTTCATCCTGATTGCCACGGCAATCATTGCTGCACATGTGCTCAGGTTCGGTACCGAGACCGATGTTCCGGTGTCTGCGCGCTCATTCACAGACGTCGACTACTCGACCCTCGGCGTAGCCATCGGTGCCATCTGGTGGCTTTCCCTCGGCGCGTGGAACACCCGCGACGTACGATTCCTCGGCGCCGGCTTTGACGAGTACAAACGAGTCACAACAGCCTCCCTATCCGTCTTCGGGATGCTGGCCATCGTGTCCTACGCCGTTCAAGCTGAGACAGCACGCGGCTACGTCGGCATCGCGCTGCCCCTCGGCCTCTTCCTACTACTCGTCGGCAGATGGGCCTTCCGCAAGCGGATCCGGACTGCTCGAAGCAGCGGCAAGTACAACCGACGCGTACTTGTCATCGGCGGACTCGACGCCGTTCAGCACCTTGCCAGCCGCCTCGCGGACGACCCAGGTGCAGGATACCTGCCCATAGGTGGCGTCATCCCAAGTGCAGAACTTCGCGACGCTGCAGAGTCTGGGGTCGAAATTATCGGGACGGGCAACTCCTTAGAGTCCATCCTCTGCGCGCTCGAAAGCTCCGGCGCCGATACGGTTGCCATCTCAGCCGGTTCCGCCCTGTCACCCGTCGTCGTCCGCAAACTCGGCTGGGAGCTTCACGCTCGCGGGATCACCATGATCATGGCCCCAGCCCTCACCGACATCGCTGGGCCACGCATCCACACCCAGCCTGTTGCGGGTCTGCCACTCATCCATGTGGCGACTCCTCAACTCGAAGGAATCAAGCGTGTGGCGAAGCGCTGTTCCGACATCGTCTTCGCTTCCATCGGCCTCCTCTTGCTCTCCCCCGTCCTGCTGGTTGTCGCCATCTTGATCAAGATCGACGACCCGGGACCTGTATTCTTCCAGCAACGCCGCATCGGCAAGAACGGCGATCCGTTCCGAATGCACAAGTTCCGCTCGATGGTTGTTGACGCCGAGGCGCGGCTCGCCGAACTAGAACTCCAAAGCGAGGGCAACGGCGTCCTGTTCAAGCTCAAGAACGACCCGCGCATCACCAAGCTTGGCGCCTTCATGCGCCGCTACAGCATTGACGAGCTGCCGCAGCTTTGGAACGTCGTGGTCGGCGAGATGAGCCTTGTCGGTCCACGTCCACCGCTTCCCAGCGAGGTCGAGACCTACGAGGAGCACGTACACCGGCGCCTCATGGTCACTCCCGGGATCACGGGTCTCTGGCAGGTCAGCGGCCGCTCCGATCTCTCCTGGGACGATTCGGTCCGGCTCGACCTCTACTACGTCGAGAACTGGTCGCTCACACAGGACCTGATCATCATGCTCAAGACTGCCAAAGCGGTCTTCGGTAAGAGCGGCGCCTACTAA
- a CDS encoding O-antigen ligase family protein — protein sequence MSEQAVIGSRMNPKRVRVVPTFRDLLMYEKLTFFAVVFLPLQQAFSIELGFPLKVSELLLIAASFFYLLGPKRKFRDHRVKFLIWSLIAVVLISYVFHAVMPQPLGVFQGYSRSPLVDLTIYTFYPVLTVLLFFLTASLRAKWLWAAFRISVYVCLLATLLQIVAHALDNTSILEILNYQTRIRAESLDGTGDGAYRNGPFTEGQHLGFYAGVAFLLGLRHRSLTVVGISIFLGVYSQSTTTFVGVLLGLSVAILVRPQLTVWVRVLFLGITAVVVGSVVPAVRNYFEIQLAKFGLLESAAGLGDPSRSLDVRSLKTEIASRMMFDHPWLGVGAGRYGMWFYREPESSQAPPWYFQDDYRAIAENAYAQVGAEFGMVAAILFLALVSLLVWRLRRQSAVILALGVFVLVSISTQSSWTFMPIWVSLAIMFCLSKEGRSASVTAPVEHRIKSGRSDAHTN from the coding sequence ATGAGCGAACAAGCCGTCATTGGCTCGCGGATGAATCCGAAGAGGGTGCGAGTCGTACCCACATTCAGGGACCTTCTTATGTATGAGAAGCTGACGTTCTTCGCTGTGGTATTCCTGCCACTTCAGCAGGCATTTTCCATTGAATTAGGGTTTCCCCTCAAAGTGAGTGAGCTCTTACTCATTGCAGCTTCGTTCTTCTATCTACTTGGCCCAAAGCGCAAGTTCCGAGATCATCGGGTCAAGTTCCTAATTTGGTCACTGATAGCTGTCGTATTAATATCTTACGTGTTCCATGCTGTTATGCCGCAGCCGTTGGGCGTATTTCAAGGATATAGTCGGTCACCGTTAGTCGATCTGACTATCTATACATTCTATCCTGTCCTTACAGTTCTTTTATTTTTCTTGACTGCGAGCCTGCGGGCTAAATGGCTTTGGGCGGCCTTTAGGATTTCTGTATATGTTTGCCTCCTTGCGACTCTGCTTCAGATCGTTGCGCACGCACTGGACAACACGTCGATCCTCGAGATTTTGAACTATCAGACGAGAATCAGGGCTGAGTCTCTCGACGGAACGGGAGACGGTGCCTACCGGAACGGGCCCTTTACGGAGGGGCAGCATCTCGGGTTTTACGCAGGTGTCGCTTTTCTCCTGGGGCTACGCCACAGAAGCCTGACTGTCGTAGGTATTTCGATTTTTCTTGGAGTCTACTCGCAGTCCACGACAACTTTCGTTGGGGTCCTCCTTGGCTTGTCAGTAGCGATTCTCGTGAGGCCGCAATTGACGGTATGGGTTCGCGTTCTTTTCTTAGGAATAACGGCGGTTGTAGTTGGCTCGGTTGTGCCCGCGGTACGCAACTATTTTGAGATTCAGTTGGCCAAATTTGGCCTCCTGGAATCAGCGGCTGGACTTGGCGATCCGAGTCGTTCTCTCGATGTAAGATCGCTCAAAACGGAAATTGCCTCCAGGATGATGTTCGATCATCCTTGGCTTGGCGTCGGGGCCGGTCGTTACGGTATGTGGTTCTACCGTGAGCCAGAATCTAGTCAGGCACCACCATGGTATTTTCAAGATGATTATCGCGCAATTGCGGAAAACGCGTACGCGCAGGTGGGCGCCGAGTTCGGCATGGTTGCAGCCATTCTATTTCTTGCATTGGTTTCGTTGCTTGTCTGGAGGCTGCGACGGCAGTCGGCTGTGATTCTTGCCCTCGGCGTATTCGTGCTTGTATCAATCAGTACGCAGTCATCTTGGACATTCATGCCGATTTGGGTCAGCTTGGCGATCATGTTTTGTCTCTCCAAGGAGGGAAGGTCAGCGTCAGTAACTGCGCCGGTTGAGCATCGAATCAAGTCGGGTCGTTCAGACGCGCATACCAACTGA
- a CDS encoding winged helix-turn-helix domain-containing protein, translating into MRILVALADDELRTALLDLVQGENFSKIQATTGRTLVNVASRTRPSLIIMSSSYPDLHGQKAILRLRRFTNAYIVVIDFFADEDGRIALLRAGADQIVDGRLGHHELRARVRSMLRRLRWVPSAVDVVDEEDGTATTASDLDDEGADSVAGPLILVSDGVVLDARNHRCWVNDVEVRLSNTEHRLLLTLMYGHPDGTGNLFTRGELLAATCGVRTASAMDDKANRSLEVHMGNLRKKLGENVRDPRRIRTVHGVGYHWMKPVELKRD; encoded by the coding sequence GTGCGCATTCTGGTCGCGCTTGCTGATGACGAGCTGCGAACCGCCCTACTGGACCTTGTCCAGGGCGAGAACTTTAGCAAGATTCAAGCGACGACCGGTCGGACTCTCGTGAACGTTGCGTCGAGAACGCGTCCGTCATTGATCATCATGTCGAGCTCGTATCCGGACTTGCACGGTCAGAAGGCCATTCTGCGGCTACGACGGTTCACGAATGCGTACATCGTCGTCATTGACTTCTTCGCCGACGAGGACGGCCGGATTGCCCTGCTGCGGGCCGGGGCTGACCAGATCGTCGACGGACGCCTCGGCCACCATGAGCTGCGGGCGCGCGTGCGGTCGATGTTGCGGCGCCTGCGCTGGGTTCCGTCAGCGGTGGACGTTGTTGACGAAGAGGACGGGACCGCGACGACCGCTTCGGACCTTGACGACGAAGGTGCCGACAGCGTCGCCGGGCCGCTCATTCTTGTCAGTGACGGTGTCGTCCTCGACGCGAGGAACCATCGCTGTTGGGTCAACGACGTCGAAGTGAGACTGAGTAATACGGAACATCGCCTGCTGTTGACCTTGATGTACGGGCATCCCGATGGCACCGGCAACCTGTTCACGCGGGGAGAGTTGTTGGCTGCCACGTGCGGAGTGCGCACCGCCTCGGCGATGGATGACAAGGCGAACCGCAGCCTCGAAGTTCATATGGGAAACCTACGGAAAAAGCTTGGCGAGAACGTGAGGGATCCCAGGAGGATTCGTACTGTGCACGGTGTGGGTTATCACTGGATGAAGCCGGTCGAGTTGAAGAGGGATTGA
- a CDS encoding helix-hairpin-helix domain-containing protein, whose product MTTPDVRPVGDLPNELGKTAPRELLLAGIDSLAKISEHSERELLAVHGVGPKAIRILRAALADRGLTFSDDIAETAQDSSVH is encoded by the coding sequence GTGACTACGCCTGACGTGCGCCCTGTCGGCGACCTGCCGAATGAGTTGGGGAAGACCGCACCGCGAGAATTACTGCTGGCCGGCATCGATAGCCTCGCCAAGATCAGTGAGCACTCCGAGAGGGAGCTCCTCGCTGTCCACGGTGTTGGCCCCAAGGCGATCAGGATCCTGCGTGCAGCGCTGGCGGATCGAGGGTTGACCTTTTCGGACGACATCGCAGAAACGGCTCAGGATTCGAGCGTTCACTGA